The proteins below are encoded in one region of Haladaptatus sp. R4:
- a CDS encoding 4-phosphopantoate--beta-alanine ligase, with amino-acid sequence MSHEVEIPEDHPRQQSLLTRHRIEDGVEKGVTSKQGLIAEGRGEAFDYLLGEATLPSADDAERAAAAQLLLADHAVLSVNGNVAALVPKETVELAEATGADIEVNLFGRTEERMRAIADHLRAHGAENVKGLTADARIPGLEHERGKVDADGIYDADVVLVPLEDGDRAEALAEMGKTEIVIDLNPLSRSPRTAAVPIIDNIIRALPNMTKHARELTDTSPEELESIVAEFDREKALDAAERAIRDI; translated from the coding sequence ATGAGCCACGAGGTAGAGATTCCGGAGGACCATCCGCGACAGCAATCGCTTCTCACGCGACACCGCATCGAGGACGGCGTCGAGAAGGGAGTCACGAGCAAGCAGGGCCTCATCGCCGAAGGGCGCGGCGAGGCGTTCGATTACCTGCTGGGCGAAGCGACACTCCCGAGCGCCGACGACGCGGAGCGTGCGGCGGCGGCGCAGTTGCTCCTCGCCGACCACGCCGTGCTCTCCGTGAACGGCAACGTGGCGGCGCTCGTTCCGAAGGAAACCGTCGAACTCGCCGAGGCCACCGGCGCGGACATCGAGGTCAACCTGTTCGGCCGAACCGAAGAACGCATGCGGGCCATCGCCGACCACCTGCGCGCGCACGGCGCGGAGAACGTCAAGGGACTCACCGCCGACGCCCGGATTCCGGGCTTGGAACACGAACGCGGGAAGGTGGACGCGGACGGTATCTACGACGCGGACGTCGTTCTCGTTCCGCTGGAGGACGGCGACCGGGCCGAAGCGCTCGCGGAGATGGGCAAAACCGAAATCGTCATCGACCTCAATCCGCTCTCGCGCTCGCCGCGAACCGCCGCGGTTCCGATCATCGACAACATCATTCGAGCGCTGCCGAACATGACGAAACACGCCCGCGAACTCACGGACACCTCGCCCGAAGAACTGGAATCCATCGTCGCGGAATTCGACCGCGAGAAAGCGCTCGACGCCGCCGAGCGAGCGATCCGTGATATCTAG
- a CDS encoding glycosyltransferase family 39 protein yields MSRSRPSTATLAWLVPPLLASLIVFAAYLLTHPYPAEGGGLYLAMADAIRAHGYRLPARVPHYTPNGIPFGYPPLAFYLVAFIRDGFGVGPLTLTRYLPGLVTVLTVVPVYFLGREVFAGTPDRNRRAGLAALVVAVSPAVFKWHLSAGGIVRAPAFLFTVTGLYVGIRLFREKRLVWAVAGAVLFGLTCLTHPSYPVFFATSYFVFFLVFDRSLAGLARGALVAAGGLLLALPWWWGVVSVHGVGLFTRTAGSRLGIGQGLFWFPSKFLYGRRTRFLPVWHVLTLVGVVALTLRKRYFLPFWFAATVVMFPKPRFLMLIGALVVSALVFDWLSTVAASRSETDRGRLSADGGRLARVSLVLLLLLSAYGVATGGLYASNYGSIPARPLDRLQQDPMPSYIDGDDMTAMRWVRERTPADATVLVAGDAAEWFPVFAERTVVASPWGAEWLPPDRRERQIDLYRESSTCASAKCLRKLLARDDVSPDYVYLTREGSRSWIARETLTTAQWRGMLGRLNGSAGTSVVFRNRDVAVVKVESSRG; encoded by the coding sequence GTGTCTCGAAGTCGCCCCTCCACGGCCACGCTCGCGTGGCTCGTCCCGCCCCTCCTCGCCAGCCTCATCGTTTTCGCGGCGTACCTGCTGACCCATCCGTACCCCGCCGAGGGCGGCGGCCTGTATCTCGCGATGGCCGACGCGATTCGCGCTCACGGCTACCGCCTCCCGGCACGGGTCCCGCACTACACGCCGAACGGAATTCCGTTCGGCTACCCGCCGCTGGCCTTCTATCTCGTCGCGTTCATCCGCGACGGGTTCGGCGTCGGTCCGCTGACGCTGACCCGCTATCTTCCCGGTCTCGTCACCGTCCTGACCGTCGTTCCGGTCTACTTCCTCGGCCGCGAGGTGTTCGCCGGAACCCCGGATCGAAACCGGCGCGCAGGACTCGCGGCGCTCGTCGTCGCCGTCAGCCCCGCCGTGTTCAAATGGCACCTCTCGGCTGGTGGCATCGTCCGCGCCCCGGCGTTCCTGTTCACCGTGACGGGGCTGTACGTCGGGATTCGCCTGTTCCGGGAGAAACGACTCGTGTGGGCGGTTGCGGGAGCGGTCCTGTTCGGCCTGACCTGCCTCACACACCCCTCCTATCCCGTGTTCTTCGCCACGAGCTATTTCGTCTTCTTCCTCGTCTTCGACCGCTCGCTCGCGGGACTCGCTCGCGGCGCGCTCGTCGCGGCCGGTGGCCTGCTCCTCGCCCTGCCGTGGTGGTGGGGGGTCGTCTCGGTCCACGGAGTCGGCCTCTTCACCCGAACCGCTGGCTCGCGCCTCGGCATCGGGCAGGGGTTGTTCTGGTTCCCGTCGAAGTTCCTCTACGGCCGTCGCACGCGATTTCTGCCCGTCTGGCACGTCCTCACGCTCGTCGGCGTCGTCGCGCTCACGCTACGGAAGCGCTACTTCCTTCCGTTCTGGTTCGCCGCGACGGTGGTGATGTTCCCGAAGCCGCGGTTTCTCATGCTCATCGGCGCGCTCGTCGTTTCCGCGCTCGTGTTCGACTGGCTATCGACCGTCGCGGCGTCGCGGTCGGAAACCGACCGCGGCCGTCTCTCGGCCGACGGCGGGCGATTGGCGCGCGTTTCGCTCGTGCTCCTCCTGTTGCTTTCGGCCTACGGCGTGGCGACGGGCGGACTGTACGCCAGCAACTACGGGTCCATTCCGGCGCGTCCGCTGGATCGATTGCAGCAGGACCCCATGCCATCGTACATCGACGGGGACGACATGACGGCGATGCGGTGGGTGCGGGAACGGACGCCCGCCGACGCGACAGTGCTCGTTGCCGGGGACGCGGCCGAGTGGTTCCCGGTGTTCGCAGAGCGGACCGTCGTCGCCTCGCCGTGGGGGGCCGAGTGGCTCCCGCCCGACCGGCGCGAACGCCAGATCGACCTCTATCGTGAGAGTTCGACCTGCGCGTCGGCGAAGTGTCTCCGGAAACTGCTCGCCCGGGACGACGTATCGCCCGATTACGTCTACCTTACGCGGGAAGGGTCACGGAGTTGGATCGCCCGCGAGACGCTGACGACGGCACAGTGGCGGGGGATGTTGGGGAGGCTAAACGGATCGGCCGGAACGAGCGTCGTCTTTCGAAATCGGGACGTCGCGGTCGTGAAAGTCGAATCGTCTCGGGGATAG
- a CDS encoding DUF5786 family protein, which produces MGFGSYDESEQENQEYSADLDDDSGVETSEHDHEGSVDFEFGASNDELLNRLNEMKDEEE; this is translated from the coding sequence ATGGGCTTCGGGAGCTACGACGAATCTGAACAAGAGAACCAGGAGTATAGCGCGGACTTAGACGACGACAGCGGCGTCGAAACGTCTGAACACGACCACGAGGGAAGCGTCGACTTCGAGTTCGGTGCGTCGAACGACGAGCTGTTGAACCGGCTCAACGAGATGAAAGACGAAGAAGAGTAG
- a CDS encoding DUF99 family protein, translating to MKSGVRALGVAESYRRDTSTLAGVVTRASRVTDGFVFGTCTVGGTDLTDSIIDLVERLDREDVRYVMVSGIALAWYNVLDMHRLHDAVDRPVIDVTFEESDGLLESLESEFSGDELDQRRETYRKQPPRREIAVDGETVFVRHVGMDADEATEVVRAFTPEGGRPEPLRVARLAARAVDDFETVRPNGNETGSDDADEF from the coding sequence GTGAAATCCGGTGTTCGAGCGCTCGGTGTCGCGGAGTCCTATCGCCGCGACACCAGCACGCTCGCTGGCGTCGTTACCCGCGCAAGCCGGGTGACCGATGGCTTTGTTTTTGGAACCTGTACGGTAGGCGGTACCGACCTCACGGACTCGATAATCGACCTCGTGGAGCGCCTCGACCGCGAGGACGTGCGCTATGTCATGGTCAGTGGAATCGCCCTCGCGTGGTACAACGTGCTGGACATGCACCGCCTCCACGATGCCGTCGACCGCCCCGTCATCGACGTCACCTTCGAGGAGAGCGACGGCCTGCTCGAATCGCTGGAGTCGGAGTTTTCGGGCGACGAACTCGACCAACGCCGGGAGACCTATCGAAAACAGCCACCTCGCCGCGAAATCGCCGTGGACGGCGAAACGGTGTTCGTTCGCCACGTCGGAATGGATGCCGACGAAGCCACGGAAGTCGTGCGCGCGTTCACACCCGAAGGGGGGCGTCCCGAACCCCTTCGCGTGGCGCGACTGGCGGCCCGCGCCGTGGACGACTTCGAGACGGTCCGACCGAACGGGAACGAGACGGGGAGCGACGACGCGGACGAATTTTAA
- a CDS encoding thiolase family protein, whose protein sequence is MDSDTTPVIVKAIRTPQGKEGGVFADVRSEDLSIPLVNTILSETGVTGDDIDDLMWGVAQQRGEQDNNVARVIALLSDLGEGVPATSINRWCASSMQALISASDAIRAGQRQAIIAGGVENMSRVPMSGGYEGRGIHPEMAEKYNLPTLQMGMTGEKVAEVYEVSREEQDEYALRSQQRAAEATDSGRFDDEIVPIETEDGLVEEDEGIRRGTSMEALQGLPSVFKADGTVTPGNASQISDGASALLVTSKAFADEHDLEIMATVGDNNVAGVDPTVMGIGPVPATKGLLERTGESIDEFDLVELNEAFASQTLYSQRELGVPDDKFNVNGGAIAIGHPLGASGARLPVTLVHEMQKRDAKKGLATLCVGFGQGAAITLKRE, encoded by the coding sequence ATGGATAGCGATACCACACCAGTCATCGTGAAGGCGATTCGAACGCCACAGGGCAAGGAAGGTGGCGTCTTCGCCGACGTTCGAAGCGAAGACCTCTCGATCCCGCTCGTCAACACGATCCTCTCCGAGACGGGGGTAACCGGAGACGACATCGACGACCTCATGTGGGGCGTCGCCCAGCAACGCGGGGAACAGGACAACAACGTTGCCCGCGTCATCGCGCTCCTCTCGGACCTCGGCGAGGGCGTCCCGGCGACGAGCATTAACCGATGGTGTGCGTCCTCCATGCAGGCGCTCATCAGCGCGAGCGACGCGATTCGGGCGGGCCAGCGCCAAGCCATCATCGCCGGGGGCGTCGAGAACATGTCCCGCGTGCCCATGAGCGGCGGGTACGAGGGGCGGGGCATCCACCCGGAGATGGCCGAGAAGTACAACCTTCCCACGCTCCAGATGGGAATGACCGGCGAGAAGGTCGCCGAGGTGTACGAGGTGTCCCGCGAGGAACAGGACGAGTACGCGCTCCGAAGCCAGCAGCGCGCCGCCGAAGCGACAGACTCCGGCCGCTTCGACGACGAAATCGTCCCCATCGAAACCGAGGACGGACTGGTCGAGGAGGACGAAGGGATCCGACGCGGCACCAGCATGGAAGCCCTGCAGGGCCTCCCGAGCGTGTTCAAGGCGGACGGCACCGTGACGCCGGGCAACGCCTCCCAGATTTCCGACGGGGCGTCCGCCCTTCTCGTCACCAGCAAGGCGTTCGCGGACGAACACGACCTCGAAATCATGGCCACCGTCGGCGACAACAACGTCGCGGGCGTGGACCCGACCGTGATGGGAATCGGCCCCGTCCCGGCCACGAAGGGCCTGCTCGAACGGACGGGCGAGAGCATCGACGAGTTCGACCTCGTGGAACTGAACGAGGCCTTCGCCAGTCAGACGCTCTACAGCCAACGCGAACTCGGCGTCCCGGACGACAAGTTCAACGTCAACGGCGGCGCAATCGCCATCGGCCACCCGCTCGGTGCCTCTGGCGCACGTCTGCCCGTGACGCTCGTCCACGAGATGCAAAAGCGCGACGCGAAGAAAGGACTCGCCACGCTCTGTGTCGGCTTCGGACAGGGTGCGGCAATCACGCTGAAGCGCGAGTAA
- a CDS encoding pantoate kinase, whose protein sequence is MSDEVGRAFVPGHITGFFSIHEDDDPERAGSRGAGLTLSEGVTVTVEPAAETSIDLNGEFAAVESGRRVLDDLDLTARISAETTLPLGAGFGISGALALGTAFAANDVFGGGRSENELVTIAHRAEVEAGTGLGDVVAQARGGIPIRLEPGAPAHNRLDGVPTRANIEYLSLGELSTAEVLSGSTTRLSEAGVEALVALVNEPTMETFMEQSNEFAERAELLTDEVRDVIEDVHDEGGRASMAMLGKTVFALDSGLSDAGYDANACRTHHARTLIE, encoded by the coding sequence ATGAGCGACGAGGTTGGTCGCGCGTTCGTTCCCGGCCATATCACGGGGTTCTTCAGCATCCACGAGGACGACGACCCCGAGCGAGCGGGGTCTCGCGGGGCGGGGCTGACACTTTCGGAAGGCGTCACCGTGACCGTCGAACCGGCAGCGGAGACGAGTATAGACCTGAACGGCGAGTTCGCCGCCGTCGAATCCGGGCGTCGAGTGTTGGACGACCTCGACCTGACGGCCCGTATTTCGGCAGAGACGACGCTTCCACTGGGGGCCGGATTCGGAATCTCGGGTGCGCTCGCACTCGGAACGGCGTTCGCCGCGAACGACGTGTTCGGCGGCGGCCGCTCGGAGAACGAACTCGTCACCATCGCACACCGGGCGGAAGTCGAGGCCGGAACCGGACTCGGTGACGTGGTTGCACAGGCCCGCGGCGGCATTCCCATCCGCCTCGAACCGGGCGCACCGGCGCACAATCGCCTCGATGGGGTCCCGACGCGGGCCAACATCGAGTATCTCTCGCTGGGCGAACTCTCGACGGCGGAAGTCCTCTCGGGGAGCACGACCCGGCTTTCGGAGGCGGGCGTGGAGGCGCTCGTCGCGTTGGTGAACGAACCGACGATGGAGACGTTCATGGAACAGTCCAACGAGTTCGCCGAGCGGGCGGAACTGCTCACCGACGAGGTTCGGGACGTCATCGAGGACGTTCACGACGAAGGGGGACGGGCGTCGATGGCGATGCTCGGAAAGACGGTGTTCGCGCTCGACTCCGGACTCTCCGACGCGGGCTACGACGCGAACGCGTGCCGGACCCACCACGCTCGGACGCTCATCGAGTGA
- a CDS encoding cation:proton antiporter yields the protein MLYIVTAIIGLGVISQVLADRFQVPSVLFLIAAGIVFGPVGLHLLNPSAFGDALSSIVGLSVAIIVFEGAFHLKVNKLREAPSAQIRLVTVGALISLLGTATVIRFALDQPWDLSLLIGSLLVATGPTVITPILSVVPVRDRVAAALETEGIANDVTAAILAVVMFEVLVLTGSDTFHVGEFFASFVRRLGTGMLVGILVAGIIWYILRHLNLSPGNAPQNSRLLVLVGALTAYAAADIVARESGIAAVATAGILLGNADLPYEEKIEEFKGDITLVVLSFVFITLAALLKPKDLFALGIGGAIVVFVVMFVIRPLIVFISTSGGRFTRDEKLFMSFVGPRGIIPASVATLFAFRIRNSADVIPNAEHAATVLIGTVFLVIVVTVVLEGGFARFIAEYLNVIPMRVLIIGGGKVGRSLAARLEDRGENVVLIEQDETIVQTAREEGYTVHDGDGTDTEVLRSSGAGNAKIVVAATGDDDVNLLVAQLAESKFDVETIIARANNPDNVDAFEDLGVRTISSSLATAWAIDNVIERPALSNWMTELGRSGDVQEIEITAESLVGKTIDELDAEMPNGVLIALVGRDGETQVPNKGFTLQKGDHVTFLGRKESVRETISMCQS from the coding sequence TTGCTGTACATAGTCACCGCCATCATCGGACTCGGTGTCATCTCACAGGTGCTCGCGGATCGGTTTCAAGTGCCGAGCGTGTTGTTTCTCATCGCGGCAGGGATCGTCTTCGGACCGGTCGGGTTACACCTGCTGAATCCGTCGGCGTTCGGTGACGCGCTCTCGTCCATCGTGGGACTGAGCGTGGCCATCATCGTCTTCGAAGGAGCGTTCCATCTGAAGGTGAACAAGCTACGGGAGGCACCGTCGGCGCAGATTCGCCTCGTCACCGTCGGCGCGCTCATCTCGTTGTTGGGGACGGCGACGGTCATCCGGTTCGCGCTCGATCAACCGTGGGACCTCTCGCTACTCATCGGGTCGTTGCTCGTCGCGACCGGTCCGACGGTCATCACGCCGATCCTGTCGGTCGTCCCGGTCAGGGACAGGGTCGCGGCCGCACTCGAAACCGAGGGAATCGCCAACGACGTGACGGCCGCGATTCTCGCCGTCGTGATGTTCGAGGTGTTGGTTCTCACCGGATCGGACACGTTCCACGTCGGCGAGTTCTTCGCGTCGTTCGTTCGCCGCCTCGGAACCGGCATGCTCGTCGGAATCCTCGTCGCCGGGATAATCTGGTACATCCTCCGACATCTCAACCTCTCGCCGGGGAACGCGCCGCAGAACTCCCGATTGTTGGTGCTGGTCGGCGCGTTGACCGCTTACGCCGCCGCCGATATCGTCGCCAGGGAGTCCGGCATCGCGGCGGTTGCGACGGCCGGTATCCTTCTCGGCAACGCGGACCTCCCCTACGAGGAGAAGATCGAGGAGTTCAAGGGGGACATCACGCTGGTCGTCCTCTCGTTCGTGTTCATCACGCTGGCGGCCTTACTCAAGCCGAAAGACCTCTTCGCGCTCGGGATCGGAGGGGCCATCGTCGTGTTCGTCGTGATGTTCGTCATCCGGCCGCTCATCGTCTTCATTTCGACATCGGGCGGGCGGTTCACGCGGGACGAGAAGTTGTTCATGAGTTTCGTCGGCCCGCGCGGCATCATCCCGGCGTCCGTCGCGACCCTGTTCGCCTTCCGCATCCGTAACTCGGCCGACGTGATTCCGAACGCGGAGCACGCGGCGACGGTGCTCATCGGCACCGTCTTCCTGGTCATCGTCGTGACCGTCGTGCTCGAAGGCGGGTTCGCCCGATTTATCGCTGAATATCTGAACGTGATTCCAATGCGCGTACTCATCATCGGAGGCGGGAAGGTGGGCCGGTCGCTCGCCGCACGCCTCGAAGACCGTGGAGAGAACGTCGTGCTGATAGAGCAGGACGAAACGATAGTGCAAACCGCCCGCGAGGAGGGATACACCGTCCACGACGGCGACGGCACGGACACAGAAGTACTCCGGTCGTCCGGGGCAGGAAATGCGAAAATCGTCGTCGCCGCCACCGGCGACGACGACGTGAACCTGCTGGTCGCACAACTCGCCGAGTCGAAGTTCGACGTGGAGACCATCATCGCCCGGGCGAACAACCCGGACAACGTGGACGCCTTCGAGGACCTCGGGGTCCGGACGATTTCCTCGTCGCTCGCCACCGCGTGGGCCATCGACAACGTCATCGAACGCCCGGCGCTCTCGAACTGGATGACGGAACTCGGGCGGAGCGGCGACGTGCAGGAGATCGAGATCACCGCCGAAAGTCTGGTCGGTAAAACCATCGACGAGTTGGACGCCGAAATGCCGAACGGCGTCCTCATCGCGCTCGTCGGACGGGACGGCGAAACGCAGGTCCCGAACAAGGGGTTCACGCTCCAGAAAGGGGACCACGTCACGTTCCTCGGGCGGAAGGAGTCCGTCAGGGAGACCATCTCCATGTGTCAGTCCTAA
- a CDS encoding glycoside hydrolase: MGNGHSTRRAVLGFGSVAAGVGIVGGFGQRPESDADCTSGDDGTTDETNAPVDVRGAIYFPSRAFNTFQMWNGYDSDVIERDLCYASRINLNALRVWLSFEAWQREPTRFGLRLEHFLTTAADHGLRVLLGIFEGIGTNPSNHALTNRDPITARPVFSPSRKIMEQSKRWHLPREFIRWFMDRYRDDSRLLAIELINEPCWRPWKLQFAQGMFRTLWNQRGRVPLSVGSTNIENNEQYRKWGSEVFQCHSNFGRTKKNYRNLLERIDAAERRFGRPIWLSEWQCLKPPRKGQGTHPPNYSSLAPLIRRAGVGNFFWSLMVKPAYQVYRRRQGLLSGIFHEDGAVWSLDDARAIKAMSGDPSFSGEERQEWPEWAKPVERSLTD; the protein is encoded by the coding sequence ATGGGGAACGGACATTCGACGCGGCGAGCGGTGCTCGGGTTCGGTAGTGTAGCGGCCGGTGTCGGCATCGTTGGAGGGTTCGGACAACGACCCGAGAGCGACGCCGATTGCACGTCCGGCGACGACGGGACGACCGACGAAACGAACGCGCCGGTGGACGTTCGGGGGGCTATCTACTTCCCGTCGCGGGCGTTCAACACGTTCCAGATGTGGAACGGCTACGATTCGGACGTCATCGAGCGCGACCTCTGTTATGCGAGTCGTATCAACCTCAACGCGTTACGGGTGTGGTTGAGTTTCGAGGCGTGGCAACGGGAGCCGACGCGGTTCGGACTCCGACTGGAGCATTTCCTGACGACGGCGGCGGACCACGGGTTGCGGGTGCTGTTGGGCATCTTCGAGGGTATCGGGACGAATCCAAGCAACCACGCCCTGACGAACAGGGACCCGATCACCGCCCGTCCGGTGTTCTCGCCGTCGCGGAAGATCATGGAGCAGTCGAAACGGTGGCACCTTCCGCGGGAGTTCATCCGGTGGTTCATGGACCGCTACCGCGACGATTCTCGCCTGTTGGCCATCGAACTCATCAACGAACCGTGTTGGCGGCCGTGGAAGCTACAGTTCGCACAGGGGATGTTTCGGACGCTGTGGAACCAACGCGGACGGGTGCCGCTATCGGTCGGTTCGACGAACATCGAGAACAACGAGCAGTATCGAAAGTGGGGGAGCGAGGTGTTCCAGTGTCACAGCAACTTCGGGCGCACGAAGAAGAACTATCGGAACCTGTTGGAGCGTATCGACGCGGCCGAGCGTCGCTTCGGCCGCCCCATCTGGCTGTCCGAGTGGCAGTGTCTCAAGCCCCCGCGCAAGGGACAGGGAACCCATCCGCCGAACTACTCGTCGCTCGCGCCGTTGATTCGGCGGGCGGGCGTCGGGAACTTCTTCTGGTCGCTGATGGTCAAACCGGCCTATCAGGTGTACCGCAGGAGACAGGGATTGTTGAGCGGGATCTTCCACGAGGACGGCGCGGTCTGGAGTCTGGACGACGCGCGTGCCATCAAGGCCATGTCCGGCGACCCGTCGTTTTCGGGAGAGGAACGTCAGGAGTGGCCGGAGTGGGCGAAACCGGTCGAGCGGTCGCTGACCGACTAG
- a CDS encoding MBL fold metallo-hydrolase codes for MQVVNVTADAETFTCNAYLALGDRPVLVDAGTMDGVVDVLHDYTDMLDAVVLTHQHGDHVGELDAVLDEFDAELAAYGPHPRRDQAIADGDTVQIGDEEFEAIHTPGHADDHLSFVSDSTIFSGDVVVHDDGAFDYGSFGRTDMAGQSREELIESISEILDRMPDSVEHMYAGHGEEFHGDVRDVVETALERAEKREPKYPE; via the coding sequence ATGCAAGTCGTTAACGTCACTGCCGACGCCGAGACGTTCACCTGCAACGCCTATCTCGCGCTCGGCGACCGCCCGGTCCTCGTGGATGCCGGGACGATGGACGGCGTCGTGGACGTGCTCCACGACTACACGGACATGCTCGATGCGGTCGTCCTTACACATCAACACGGCGACCACGTCGGGGAACTCGACGCCGTACTGGACGAGTTCGACGCGGAACTCGCGGCCTACGGACCACACCCCCGCCGCGATCAGGCGATTGCGGACGGTGACACCGTCCAAATCGGCGACGAGGAGTTCGAAGCCATCCACACGCCCGGGCACGCCGACGACCACCTCTCCTTCGTGAGCGATTCGACCATCTTCAGCGGCGACGTCGTCGTGCACGACGACGGCGCGTTCGACTACGGCAGTTTCGGGCGCACCGACATGGCGGGCCAATCCCGCGAGGAACTCATCGAGAGCATCAGCGAAATCCTCGACCGGATGCCGGATTCCGTCGAGCACATGTACGCCGGGCACGGCGAGGAGTTCCACGGGGATGTACGCGATGTCGTCGAGACTGCGCTGGAGCGGGCGGAGAAGCGGGAGCCAAAGTACCCGGAATAA
- a CDS encoding flippase activity-associated protein Agl23: MQGSDTAQKRTRPLTSSDESSLLQRLTEPVPLVVLITVVGLALRLVNLGARVAHQDEARVAYWIYTYSQNGVWYYRHIIHGPFLMQVNSIVFSLFGANDFTMRFVVALLGGLLPLAALLFRERLRPSETVALAFLFAANPVLLYYSRFMRNDVILGVAMVFALGFLVRYFDTRRLSYFFAAVACFALGFTMKENALLYVACWVGAGVLLYDHRLMLKRVGNEGVGAAVPRRYRIGAVRLMEGDRSVMNSVLKALGVGLAAVIEFLIIFIYFYAPRSQGQSGPGLWKSLSHPEMIPKVLVAATVTVGNNFIGWQGHADHAYLPYLEHLLTTLKVGALALCILAVVGFVLDRYSGDRPRDIVAFGFYWGVASILGYPLVMDIKAGWAAIHAIIPLAFPAAVGLALVFRWGWEAYEDHDDVSLAAAAVLLLLVVASAGTTAYSTTYQHPQDPDNQFVQYAQSSSTHSKPLLHTLERISRENEGTDVLFYGSEFYSSNEAADDVYPVESGEGGEGWFARLPLNWYLETADAQMASTQNASALSGDKPPIVIAPANVSTCSSEDSTAEDIEGYMSGYTRYEFQRFSYNSGCTVSTTVIYVQNSSLSS; the protein is encoded by the coding sequence ATGCAAGGTTCCGACACCGCCCAGAAACGTACTCGCCCGCTCACGTCGAGCGACGAATCGAGCCTCCTCCAGCGACTCACCGAGCCGGTTCCGCTCGTCGTCCTCATCACCGTCGTCGGGCTTGCCCTCCGCCTCGTGAACCTCGGCGCGCGTGTCGCCCATCAGGACGAAGCGAGGGTTGCGTACTGGATTTACACGTACTCGCAGAACGGCGTCTGGTACTATCGACACATCATCCACGGTCCGTTCCTGATGCAGGTGAACTCCATCGTGTTCTCGCTGTTCGGCGCGAACGACTTCACCATGCGGTTCGTCGTCGCTCTCCTGGGTGGACTGCTCCCGCTCGCCGCGCTCCTCTTCCGGGAGCGACTCAGGCCCTCCGAAACGGTCGCACTCGCCTTCCTCTTCGCTGCGAATCCCGTTCTGCTCTACTACTCGCGGTTCATGCGAAACGACGTGATTCTCGGGGTAGCGATGGTGTTCGCGCTCGGCTTCCTCGTCCGCTACTTCGACACCCGCCGCCTGTCGTACTTCTTCGCGGCCGTGGCCTGTTTCGCGCTCGGCTTCACGATGAAGGAAAACGCTCTGCTGTACGTGGCCTGCTGGGTCGGCGCGGGCGTCCTGCTGTACGACCACCGTCTCATGCTCAAGCGCGTCGGCAACGAGGGAGTCGGGGCGGCGGTTCCGCGACGCTACCGAATCGGCGCGGTTCGACTGATGGAAGGGGACCGGTCGGTCATGAACTCGGTTCTCAAGGCGCTCGGAGTCGGCCTCGCCGCCGTCATCGAGTTCCTGATCATCTTCATCTACTTCTACGCGCCGCGTTCGCAGGGCCAGTCAGGTCCCGGCCTCTGGAAGTCCCTTTCGCACCCGGAGATGATTCCGAAGGTGCTCGTCGCCGCGACAGTGACGGTCGGAAACAACTTCATCGGGTGGCAGGGACACGCCGACCACGCCTATCTCCCCTACCTCGAACACCTCCTCACGACGCTGAAAGTCGGCGCGTTGGCGCTCTGTATTCTCGCGGTCGTGGGGTTCGTCCTCGACCGCTATTCGGGTGACCGGCCCCGTGACATCGTCGCGTTCGGCTTCTACTGGGGTGTCGCCAGCATCCTCGGCTACCCGCTCGTGATGGACATCAAGGCCGGATGGGCCGCCATTCACGCCATCATCCCACTCGCGTTCCCGGCGGCCGTCGGCCTCGCGCTGGTCTTCCGCTGGGGATGGGAGGCGTACGAGGACCACGACGACGTGAGCCTCGCGGCCGCCGCCGTCCTGCTGTTGCTCGTCGTCGCTTCCGCCGGAACGACGGCTTACAGCACGACCTACCAGCACCCACAGGACCCCGATAACCAGTTCGTCCAGTACGCACAGTCCTCCTCGACGCACTCGAAGCCGCTCCTTCATACCCTCGAACGCATCTCACGCGAAAACGAGGGAACGGACGTGCTGTTCTACGGAAGTGAGTTCTACTCGTCGAACGAGGCCGCGGACGACGTGTATCCCGTCGAGAGCGGTGAAGGCGGAGAAGGGTGGTTCGCCCGCCTCCCGCTCAATTGGTACCTCGAAACCGCCGACGCGCAGATGGCCAGCACGCAGAACGCCTCCGCGTTGAGCGGGGACAAACCGCCAATCGTCATCGCACCGGCCAACGTCTCGACCTGTTCCAGCGAAGACAGCACCGCAGAGGACATCGAGGGCTACATGTCCGGCTACACGCGCTACGAGTTCCAGCGGTTCAGCTACAACAGTGGTTGTACCGTCAGCACGACGGTCATCTACGTGCAGAACAGTTCTCTGTCGTCGTAA